The DNA region ataatagaacttCGACTCCCGCACTTAACGAACATGACCATGGATTGGCCAAgtcgatttatataaaattacgtgtaaaaaaaaacattcgtattatagtatttgtaatttgaaaGACATTAGTagtcttttaaataatcaataataatagtcaATTGTGGAAGTTTCCTTAAGAAAGTAAAATCGTCGGGTAACTAATCGTTCATGTGACTCGTACATTGAAAAGCGAGCTCCAAGATCCAGGCAGACCCTTCAAACGGTCTTTATCGAGccataaaacttttttatgtgtCAGAAGTTTTTGTACGAAGCCTGTACGATGGTcacttttgaaaataattttcctaCTACACTTCAAACTTTCTCGAACCCGTAGGCGCCAACGATAAAATATACTCtttatgtattgaataaattcTGTTATGATCCCTTTTTTCTTTTGCCGAGAGTTTTCAGAGTAATAATAGGATAATCCACGGATGAATGCCTTCAATAAGTCGACCCTTTTCAATTGTTTTCCAATTCTGCAGCATTTGGTGCTTAATTCCCAATTTGACTTtggttaatataaacaattttattttttatcgaacCTGTGTTGCCACATGGTGGattgtaaactttttaattttaaaaataataaccgccacatttttaaatacaaaatactaacTTTAGTCTaagagtattaaaaaaatattattaaatatataatttttaatttaaagataaatcgTTGTATTTGACAGTAATaccatttgtaaatatatttaaataattattgaatcaAAGTACTTATCAAGGACAAAGTTATAACAAAGTGAATTTGTCGAGTTTACGAAGTCGAGATTAGCTTGGGAAATGGCACACAAGTAAACTTAACCGCCCTATTTTCAGTTTAATAACTACCGACGACATTTCACATTTAATAGCTCTCAGCTGACTTATTTTACGATAATGACTTCAATTATACAGAATTTCGCCTAATAATTTAACGAAATAAGGCACTACAATCGGAAAAAAATTGCACAGTTAGTAAAACTTACGTGCTTTGGTAATTTCCAAAGAATTTGCGCGAAAATTTAACCTTTAACAAATACGTGTCACTAAAAACTCagttattaattagttaaatttacgTGTTTTTTTATGGATAGCAgcatttcaaattatattccAGAAAATCGattcatataaattacacTAGAACCCCACGtgtaataatgtaaacatTTATGAAGTTCAACATCATTCGGGCGAAATTACAAAGTATTAGTTCGAACGATGACCCTCTCGTGTACTTtgataatacattattaagaatataatcCTATCTTTAGCATCGAGAGAAATGTAATCTATATCTGCGTAAGAAATATTCCAAAATTCGTTAAAAATGTGTTGAAAccaaaaaagttatatatttggCATTTGATTATAGCTTCAGATTAATTGGGAAAATTTCTCATTTTTTGTAACTACGCTACAAAACAAAGGTAGAtagaagataatattttaaactaaaaataaatgttaataaataaatatctgcaGTCCAATTTATGCCTGTAATCGACCAGCTTTCTGtagaaagaaaaacaattattgtttcttcGAAAATTGATAACTAGCTAAATGACTACAAGCTTATAAGCTGTGCATCGATCCCATCGATCTTTAGTTTTTGtgtattgtttgtattgtttaCTGTGGTTGAGATGAAACTAAATCGTCTTTATTACAACTTTCATCATATGTTTCCCGTGCTAATATTATTGGGCTGTATTTCAATGTAGTTTAATCAATATCTGGCCTAGTTCTATAACGAGCACAAAATTGTGGATGactgaatattaataataagcgCATATACTCCTTTATATAAGAGGCATTAAGTTTATGGCTCATGGTCATGTATTTAAGAACGAGAAGAacttttcattttacattttaagtatgttcatttgttaatcaaatagctaaatattttattaaattagggGAAGGGAATATATGTAATTCCCTcttgataaaatttaatataatttactttatcttacacattaattttaatatgttataaagttgaattaattataGCAAAAGCTCCAAAGACTGCTGTTGAGCTATGTTTTAACAACGATATGTGATGAAGGAAAAGTTACAGCATTCGTGACAGAagagaattttaataatgccACGCTGAGCATGCCAATCTTCAAAATGTTACCCATTTTAGACACACTAATTGGAATCTACTTGGAACTGCATCACAAATTTTAACGTCATTTAATTCAAATGATTAATTGACAATTTCGTACACATTTAGtgtatttagtaaatatgCGAAGTTTCCTTTAACATCCAGAAAATGTACTCGAAGTTCCTCTATCCAACACTACTTACAACTTGCTACGTTCCCATTCAAAATAAGTTCTAGCAACTATATCAAAGTAGAACTGAAATCTCATTTTCAAACCAAAGCAGGTATATCTGCGGCGAGCCGAATCACTGTGGTAAACTATGTTATGCTTACAGACTGAATTTAGTACTCGCATAAAGAGTGTAATCATGAAGAAtgtaatttcatattattttcagatataatgttttagtaattttatattgccaTAATTAGCTGATCgtcatatgtatattaattatattgacaCTGTTATAGTACATTGTTTAAGAGTGTTTTGGTACTAGCTAACGGCTTAGGACGTAATGATTTAGCTTAGCTCAGCTAAATTTGGACAAATTCAACAATACGTTCATACTTTCTTCtatctttttacttttacgtaaataattgtaataccaCGTCATTACCAgccaaaacaatatttgccTTATGTAACGAGAACTAAAACGAATAACATATTTGTTACCCTGGTTACTACGGCTTCCGTGTATGAAAATCGTGGCGTTATTGTCTCGCGTTAGAATTTGCCTGCCCTTATTCCATTGGAACGGTAcagaacttattttattagtatgaataataaaatgaatcacCCGGCGAGTTTCTTGCTAGATCTCGtacgttctacgcccttgctTTGATAAGTGGCTGTTAGGGCCACTCACATTTATGTAAGTTCTAAAATAATctagatttaattatattttgaaattcataAGAGCAagtacaacaaaaataataacgcAGCTTAAGATATcgatttttgttaaatatatttgttgttcCGACAAAAGTAAAAGCTTTTACTTTATACGATATCTAtttgcaaaatttatttaagccttctaatattattttaccataatctttacttattaattatataatattggatTTTCCTCAAAATATTGCTCCGAGTAAAGGAAAGTTTtaacagataaaaatatttgtcagcTTTGGAGATGGACAATGAACGTTACTCACGTTGTATTGATTTATGTATGAATAGAATTAAGgattattttaagtatcgTTACTCAATAGTAATTAGAAAAAAGTAGGTTGACTTAATTGCATATCatgaatatgttttatttcaactaAGTATAAATACTCTCTGtacctagtctagccatactgaaataaagtaaaaaaaatatattgcaaacaacatttattactattgcagtgaaatacataaatataaaacaattaaaaatataataagcttATTTGAAGTGGTAtccattggctgcaatacagtcctttaaacgttgaggccagatatcaatagaagcacgcacttCTTTCCAAGGAAAAATTCTTCACCACCAAATGTACGGATTGTGTTAgggactccaaattatcatggTGTTTAGAGCAAGCCGGATTAAAATCATGACTAGAcagccagtcttcagctctgatgAAGTCCGCAACGTTAATTCCCAACCAAGACTGCGTAGACCGACCTGGTGCcgagtcttgctggaaggaccattcttggttaCTGAACATGGTGTTGTTAAGTGGTTTCACTATCTTCTCCAGAATAATATCTTGATACATGATAGCCAGAAAGCCtttgatacctttttcataaaagtatggctACGTAATTCCTTCATAGCAAATCATCACCCCACCAAATCATCACCGAATTCGGATAGGGCCCATGTTGCACTCTGTCGACTTATTAGAAAGCCTTCTTAAGAGCTCCTTCTTAGAGCTTTGAGCATAAATACGGTcaaaaaacatcaaattaaCACATAACTctaataacaaaatagtaatatttgaCAATAGACAGTCCCCTAGAGTTTGACAGAATCATCTAGTTTAAAAGTGTATAGTGTTAAACgtgtatttcaatattttaaaaaaatattgatttataaattagcTACTGGTGACCGCATTTCAAGATACTAAATTACTTGCACTATACAGTTTCAAATACATTCTGTTTAAGTTTTGTAATAGGTATTCTTTGATGGAAATCGATATTGTTGAAAACATGCTGGATCATTTTTCATTGGAGACAAAAACTGTGTTACGATCTGATTACCGGTTACTTGCGTTGTTTTTGGACGGTTAATAATCTTTTTCgagaaaaatcttttaataaatgaacttTCCCCATAGTTAAGGAATGTCTTTATGAGAATGTAATGTTGTAAAACCTTTCAGAGCAGGTGCTTCCTTAGGtatgtaataataagaatGGTTTTTTGGCGTGACCCGCTAGAGCCAgtcaaatttgtattatatcttCACAAGCGTGATACTGTAATACCAGAAgcagtatataatattctgaatacatataaagaatAAGAATAATGACTTCAGTCGTGACAGAAATATGGTTGTGACACTAGGGAGCTCTTGTGTTGGGTACCtagattacaataattataatataattgttattattatacatcCAAATATGACATGTTTGTCACGCCTATTGTATTTTAGGCAGAACTTCAGAACTGATTTTGGAATTAGTTATGACCATAATACAGTACgtgtattaagaaaaacaacatCATCACTATGTAATACAAGTTACCTATGAGAACAAAAtaagttacatttttaattgatttgaaCCATGTAGAAAATTTACTGGTTTAAAAGAAGATCCGAATtggtaattatttgtattacttaGATTTTGTTCTAACTAGTTTAAATTGATCAAAAGCCGAATTGTCGCGCCATTCTCGATGATGAAATTATAGTACGTTTCTCATATGGAATTAAATTCTCTCCGTcctaaaattttacataatatttcgaGTTGATCAATGAAACAAACGTAATATGTGGTGAACCTTAAAGTTTCAgtcttattattaaagacaTTATTCGTtctattcataaaaatctgCAACACTTAAAATAACGACtgtcttttaattatatcttcaAAGTTAGTATAAAAACCAGAGTTGAAATCATTCTAAGAATAGTTCATATGGAAgagaagataaaataatatcggcGCATGTTCGCCGCCCTTTTCCTGCCTTTATTACTCTTATGGAATACAAAtgcatacatttaataatctcCTGAATATTCATTAGGGTTCTATTTCACTTTTCTCAATCTCCCTCGAGCGTATCTTTTACTCGCAACATTATCACTAATTGCATTACTccttatatttctttattttatatattttgttattaggAAGCGGCTAAAACATATGTATGTTGGTGAGTGATCCAAAAATTAGCAAATCTATTACTGTGATTGCAGTCTTAATGGACTATAGTAATCCGTATACTCAGAATAAGATTTAAAACTACTAAACAAACTAACAttaaacgtaatatttaaaaaaatatattaaaattgaccTAATTAAACAACAATTAAGTAAAACTGAAGCAACTCGCAAAAgtgctattttatataaaggtaTTTTGAAAATCCTGGTAATGAGATTTCAAATATCCCTTGAGGCTGTGCATCTGGTCAGATCCCAGCAGTGACCTGAAAGTTTACGTAActatttgtaaatgtatgtgGCGATCTCAAACGCAGAGCCTATTTTACAATGTAACCTGTTATATTGTTGATTTGAACAGGAACAAAAACTTTTCGATTACTAAAATTTACTAGTTATCATCTAGATTTCTATTGTAGGCTttacgtttatattaattacagaaACTGTCTTCAAATATTAGTACATGCATAGGACAACGGCAATATTGGATATGTACGTTTTGGGACTTATTCGAGactaaatataactttaattaataataataataatttattgcaataatatGGTAGaaaaaggtggtacaatagtaagttcgcatattcagCCACAATTGTTTTTGATATCAGCATATAAGTACCAGCGTTAGCATATTGCTCAAAATAAATCTGAAATGCAAGTAGTAGTGCGCTGTTGGGAGCGATTTCGTGGTTGGATGGCCGACACACACCGATGACCACCGACAATGACGCCGGAGCACTGCCCTCGCAATGCGTCTCCAAACGCCAGCTCCACGACTTTTTTTACTCACTGATGGGCATGGTTCGTTCATTGACGGCAATTATATGaaacaacaataacaatatgaCAGGAGCCTCCGTTGAAAATGAAGCTGAATTTCACtagttaaacaaatattttatcattataagtAACGAAGttctaataatttgtttataccATCGTCAACGCGATTCTTTACCTCTaggataataatataatttttaaagaaaaatgtaagtaaaaaaatatggttttatTCAATTACTAATCCTAATACTATTCTGTTTATTGGTGCATTTAAAATCAGAAACTTATAAGCATATTCAAAGATAATTTGTACGGTGTCTATCGCCTATTATAAATTGCATAGCAAAGGCGGGGCGTTTCAACTTTTAAACGGCCCTAAACATCTTAAGAAgatagttaaattattatattcgaatcagcaacataatatttactattatttctCCTAAATTGTAACACGGAATTTCCAGCGCTTCAACTCTGGAAATAGTATAAACATGTGGAAATATGTTatactttttgtaattataaaacacataCTATGAGAACGGATGTTCTTTGTGGTTGAAATAGAgatgttaaaaaaacaaaccgCTTTTCTTTTGCAATGTTGCTCTTTGATCGCTCTGTACGCCGCAGCTACCGGCGAGTCACGAAAGTACATAACTAAACGTACACTGTTAAACGGAAGCTTTATTCTTAGGTTTAAAAATATGCCTTAAGCAAAATTTCAACTGCCTTTATTACTTACTTTTACTTAATTATGCATTATGCATTTATGCAGGCGACGTTAATTTATCATTAGAAAGCCACCTCGAGTGGCCTATTAAGTTTCTCCTGTTAAGTGATTTATGTTGAGTAGACTATggcatattatattaacactaTAACCTTTTAAGTTGTGAGAAAAAAGTTCATTCATTAATTTccgataatattaaaaggaaaAGGAATGGACGAGTTGGTTTGTTGGAGATTTCATGGTTGattgacaataatatatttgtaacaaagtgatttatttatgacCAGTGGTTAGCGTCATTCACCATCTAAACTTCTGTAgagtaaaatacttatttttttaaacagtacTCTATTTTGTACCCTTTTCGTTCATCTCTGAATTCGAATGAGAATTTTTACAAatcttttgaattaattttcaatatttatcttGGATCTTCGAAATTCCTATCCTTAATGATGCCAATCAAAATGTTTGTCATTTTGTTCCTTATGcatgttatataatacataaacacGTTTATTAAGCTCATATGTAAGGTAATAAGTTCCTTATTTGAAAAATCTAAACTGCACAGCTGGTAAACTTTCTGTAACACAGCTCGATTATGACTCGACGAAGCATAGAGAGGAGCGTCTTAATAAGAGCTCTTGGCAAAGTTCTGCTCTGTTTCCTAGCACTGtgactttaaaaatacatgcGCAATTAAagcttacaaataataatataaaatacgacAGCCTAGAATTGGAAATGTAATATTACCTAGTTAATTCGAGcctaaataaaattcaagttTCAAGATGttatactaaaaatgttttatttttctgtaattAATCAGCGCTGCGACGTGAACAATAACACATTCTATCTGTGTccgattacaaataaatatttaatattgtcagactaaattttattatcgttttacttctaattaaaacaattacgtacaacaactttatttctacGTAACTCATATGAAAAATGatttgtatacatttaatactaaggtgttttttttttgttttaacaaaatatatacgtataggCTGGCTGAttcttaaatttgtatgtGTTTTCAACCAAGGCAGTGTCACAAACGAAACTGGTAATATAAATCACCATGGGTGTCGGCCGTGAATCACGAATCGTCATGGAGTGGATTGTAATGGCATCACGACTCACTGCAGCCGTAACCGATCCCGATAATGAGCATCTATACACCGGAATTGAACTCACAATAGcacagaatataaaatatagttggTCGAACCTATCTTACTACAGACTTACGGCCGGTTTCAAAATCCAAAAAAACAAGTCGTTTTTGTAACGAATCCTAGATTTATCTTAAGACttcttctttattttctattcgacaactgttcttttgtttttaattattttttaccctCAGCATCTACTGGTGTTTTGAATATTGAAACGCGGATTTGCCTCGCAATTTAAATAGCAATTTAGATTGCATCAAAATTGAGTATAATATCTAGATAGCGACATAATTATTGGAATAGGAGCCTCTTTGGAGAGGGTATTACGTATTAGGTTAATACTGAAATTTTTGAATTgtgttttattcataaaaatcattaaaaaacaagTGCTGCGTTATTcacataagaaaatattaactcAAAATCCGTTATTATGCTTGATAGTTTTCAGCAACATATGGGTACATTTAGTGATCATACCCCTGAACGCCTGAAACGTGTTAgacaattattatgaaaaaaatacttaataattttgtatctaCATTATACTACAGTAATATTCTGTagctaaaatatttagaaccCGAAGTTAAGAAATCCCGTTAAAGACAGATTTAGGATAAGTTACTCGCCAATATATGAACACATACTATATAATAAGTGATACTAATCTCACCGTACAAACGTAAAGGACCGCAACGTACTTGTAAACCTCCAACACACCGGTAAACACTTTAAGTGACCTTCTCGGTTGTCTACAACCGTTGTTTAATTCGTCTTTTAATTGTTGTTtcttcatttataatttcatgctttttattgtaataactgTATTATATACACTGTGGCTCTGTTCTACTGTCGTTAACGCTCGGCGACGACGTCTAAGATCATTCATCTGAAAAAATTGAGTGCACGTTTTATAGCACAGAGCGATACGGTTCTCTAttatgtctattaaaaatagttcaaCATTGGgtatgattattaatattctgaataataattctaataataaatttgcgtTAACAAAGAATCGGTGGCTACTGTTATATGTTTTACGACACATATTTCGTGGATGTTACAAGATAATTTCCTTAGTACTCAACAATGTTTGGGCATAttcgatattattttacagcTAAGTGAACAACCATATGTCAGATTTAAATCGTATTTATCAAaagtacaaatatataataaaacttacattTTTCAATTCGAATGCCATGTCGGAGGTATTTCTTAGAGGAAACTCTAGGGAAATTGTCCCTGTGAAAATTACAATGTAGACTTTTTCTTATTAACTGATTTCGTCaactatttcattaaatattcaatgaGTACGATTGGCGGCGATGTTAAAtcttgtattttctttatatttttcaatgaaAACTTTAAAAGAAAGTAGAAAATTTAGGAATttcttaaccaccatattaagtaatcatgactttAGTTACAATAGCATTTTTTTGTCATATAACCTTATGgagtttgacataacattgacagaatgcgtggtGCGAATATCGTCAATGagcatgtaaaaaaaaatgattatcgttcaaaacaaatgcttcgaccggagttattatattgatcaaatacatataaaataattacagtcacTAACTGTTTGCGGCATTATTCTTGGAAATCCATGTggccatatatatatatatatgtcggaataccaacaaaactatttatatacgcgccagaaaaccAAACAAAGActgttgtatattataaagcatttttaattaattataccaattcgaaatcaatattcataaataaaacagtacAACGTcagtcgggtccgctagttcacaataaaataaatatatcaatggcgctacaaccttttgagATCAGCCATCAACCATCAACTATCTATACCTGACGCACGCGaagttttgggtctaaggtaagccggtttcctcagaagttctccttcaccgttcgagctaatgttaaatgcgcacatagaaagaaaatcaattggtgcacagccgggggtcgaacctacgacttcagggatgagggtagcacgctaaagccactaggccaacaatgcTCTATAGATGCACATTCACAATACTGTATAGATTTTGATATCttaagtaaagtaaaatatacttactgATTAGGGCTAGATGAGTGCGAGAAAAAATCGTAAAAgcacattttaaattcatttgtttatttgttgtacAAATATTACTTTGTCCGTAGTTATTTGATTTGCGTATAGACGGAATAATAGAACAGGaagtattaaataatgatataggAGAATGGTGGCAAATAAGgaatataattcttatatcTTTATCTTTTTTCCAAGACGCCTCGCTGATATAGCATtctaaaaagtaataataaattactgttaatttcTGAAGGCAATTGGGGTAGTCTGATTGATTGTCCTTGTTTTAGGACAACGTCATCCATCAGCTGGACCTAATCGTCCAATCGATCTCTCTACGGCTCTTAAATTGATTGCACACTCTAAGCAAATAGATCGCTTAATTTAGTTTACagattgtatttaatatatggaATTATTAAAGACAATAAAACAAGATCTGAAATCAATAATAACGTAATTAAATGTCATAGATGGTTGGGTTTGGATGAAAGATTCTTTAATGATATTAAAGTAGTGAATTCGTAATATTGACACAAGCCcgtaatgtaacaaaaataactgAACCATTATATGCAAATAGTACATTAACCACAAAACCCAATACACACAAATGTGATTTTAATCGCTctccaaaaaatttaaattttcagtatatttttcaatgaaaacataattatCGTAATGGCATTGCCCGACACATTTACAATACTGTATTGATTTTGGTATTCTAAGGAAACTAAATAGTATTCGATTTTAAAGGCCTTTATAGCAAAGGcgagtatttggaccatagatttgacaccgattgtaaataatttaactttgacaatattttatgtttttaataagatattgtaaaatgtatatgacatttgcatgcctatttatatatgattgAATATGACTGATGTGCGGATATTTCtaattgatcgatctaaccactgtaccactatctaggcaaataaacgattattattactattatctATAGCAATATACGACGATTATCTATAGCaataacgattattattactattatctATAGCAAGCAATGTATTTCAAAACTTGGCTGGTTTTATAGCACAATACTTGGCGTTtagaattgaataaaaacaatatgtatggactttactttagttttttattgtgACAGTTTTCGGTGATATAATCTCAAAGCATTTGATAACAATGCCTTTGAAACTCGTTGTTTTTTCGGTGTTATTAGATATAATAGAACAAATTCAATTCGTTTTAGTTATCTAAGTAtccgtttttatatataacaattactaTACCGGTTGAGAAAATTGAtactatatacaaaatttataatcctTCAAAATTATAGAACAACATATAGCACTGCTTGGATGAACTGTATTTCTGAATATGAATTGTtagtattaaaacaaaaactacttaaaattatgatattagTATAATATCTACGTTATTACAGAATGTTttacattaaacataaaattcaatttgatAATTTAAGCTGCTACCGCGGGAGCTCTTTAGTCGGATGTTAGCAAATGAAGATCCTACTCCTCCCGCCGTAACCGTGGCCAAAGCTTCGGAGTGGTCCAAGTCTCTTGCAATTATTccctaaaaataaacacattcaaacataaacataaagcacagtttACCTAACAAacctaaaatataacaaagtacaaattcatactaaattctagattataagttctaagattcattgatataataaatatttaatataaaggaagaataACAAAGCCAACAGATAccagagttttttttaatatttttaagcattctttagtcacattaaatatatctatttgcttgtaatttgtgttataatctgAAGGTATACGATACATGGCTGAGttacgtaaatagtttttattagacaGAGTTATAAACAGAAAGTAACATTGAAATTCGTTTCCTTTATATCTCCGTCTCTCCTATTGAAATTGTTTGATTTAGTCAATATTCCTacaactatttataatataaatatttctacagTTAGTTCTAATACACATTTACACACTAATATAAAACAAGTTCACAGTTATTATggaaaatgatattttttttaattaaaatacaggtTTATCATGCATACCTACATATTAAAGGGCTATcgtatttaaaatctaatattaaaaGCAAGAATAGTGTTTATGTgatgttcaaataaatttaggtAGGCCTCTAGAATAACAGTGATGATATAGCTGTATTAGGATGATATAGTTGTCCTTATAtttgacttaaaaaaatctaatttctagtttcattttatacattagAAATTTCTTACCTGTGTgcttactaaaatatattattagtaattttttcttcaaaattattaaatctacATCTTTTCAATTAActcacttttattatttgttgtcCCGGATCGGAATAAAAGATTTCTTTTACCCTCTTCTTAAACGGTATAGCCATATATTCAGCCTTCTGTTGCCACACCAGCCTTCCATTGTAGCTTGTACCGAGTATCAAATCACCGGCAAAACATGATGATAAAGTcactaataaaacaaaacttagaagtaataaaaatctcATCGTGGCAAATCTTTTATGTCACGTATAAGATGCAAACTACTGAAGAACGTATTGAAGACTCAATTTATGTAGAAACAGTGATTAAGCGGTTTTCTCCCGGTTAATAATAACAAGAATAGATAACGTCAAGTAAAACAAGTCACACTGATAAGAGAATGATGATAAGGTATTGTCATTTT from Pieris brassicae chromosome 2, ilPieBrab1.1, whole genome shotgun sequence includes:
- the LOC123720570 gene encoding uncharacterized protein LOC123720570 — protein: MRFLLLLSFVLLVTLSSCFAGDLILGTSYNGRLVWQQKAEYMAIPFKKRVKEIFYSDPGQQIIKGIIARDLDHSEALATVTAGGVGSSFANIRLKSSRGSSLNYQIEFYV